ATTGTATTATTACATGCCCCCATTTTTCAATTCAACTAACTGATTTACCGTATTGTGTTGCACATCCAGATATGGCTATATTAACGACACAATCATGCAACAAGACCTGCTAATCTTTGGCCACCGATCCTTACAGGAAAAACGAGCATAATACATTTGGCaaaaatatattgtattgtcattttaacaacaaaaatgagCTTAAAAGGGCTATTAACACTGTTTCATTATGCAGACATTACTGCAGGAATGAGGGCACTGCATTTAGTTACTGTGAATGCACCGCTTTGTATTAAAATAGAACAATTCACTAAAATAAAGCTGAAAAGTaagaaaacatttacagtaagcaAACATTTTGGTACATACCACACAGTAACAAAACTATTAACCATTTGTGCATAGTTTTAACATGAACAGAGTCAGAGCTACAGGAAAACATTCTGATATGCAAAACGATAGATTCTAGACAGGTATCCTATAGACACAAGTGGATCCTTCAGTACTTATATAAGAACCATTACGCTGGGTAAAATGTGTTCTCTGCAGAAGTTACATTTAGATATATAGTTTATAGATTCACATACCAAGAGCTTAAGAATACTGTTCAAAAGGCAATCAATTTGAATCATGATGCTAGTGAGAAAACAATACAAATCATTCAGCAGGTACTAAAAGTGAGAGTGAAAGTTCATTAACTGGATAGGTTTACAAAGGATGTCCAAAACAACATGATGTTTAGAAAGTCATAACATCTTCAGAGACTGTGCACCAAGATGCTGCTGCAGTGGGTTTTCTCGGCATGCCTTTGAACTTGTCTTTCAGTCCCACCAAGTGCTCTAGGACTTTCATTTCGAGATTAACATAGTTCCTTCACTATTTGAGTCTTCACGGTTGAGGTTGCCTTCGGGTGATTGAGGCAACAGTGCATAGGAGTGTGCTACTGAGGTATCCTGTACAAAGATATCCACTTACAAATGTGTTCTGGGGTAAACCGGGCTCTGGAAGGGAGACCCAACGTCTTCTCTCAGAGTAGAGCCGCCTCACACATAGATCCCCTCTGGGTTCAGGCCAGAAGTGAGAGGGCTGTGGAGGACCCGGAGGTGACTTGACATCGTGTGTGACGACACAGGGCGCTTCAGGGAGCCAGACAGGGGAACTAAATCTGAgaatgaaaaccaaaaaaaccaCACATGAAAGGTGTCAAATTAAAAAGATGTATTTCAAAGGTTCAGTACTGAAAATATGTCTGATTTTCACactaatttttattattttgtttttaaaacttccAAATGTACTTAATATCAAATAAATGACttgattatataaaaaaaaacacagtgctgTGGGAACTGCATGATGTCTCTGCCATTGTGCCACCAGGGGGCAGTACCGAGCCATGCAGAGAATGGCGAGCCatacgcagagagagagagagagagaggagagagagagagagagagagagagagagagagagagagagggagagaggttaCTAGAAGGACATGAGCActgaattcattcattttcataattGGATCCATCACCATTAAGTTTAATAAAGAGACCTAGTGCTCTAAACGATATCTGGGCTCTTTGGGGTGGTGAGATATTCAAGTGAACATTGaggtaactgttttttttaacagatttaaaCCAAAATCAAGTAGGCGTAAAAAGACCATCACAGTCACTGCTACCAATTAATTGTTTCTCCATTCACTTCTCCATGTTTCAGACAACTTTTTTTAAGGCAGTGGGCATGTGGGAATACTAAATTACTCATAGATGTGGTGGGAGGTTAAACTTCACGTTTAtggttgcacatgtgcagttaTACATTTATTATCTGTGCTTGCAGGCTTCTTTTCTAAGTGTGTAGATAATGGCTTCTGCCTATGAACTTTGTTTTGCAACTTGGATATGCAGCTCTTTGTTTAACAAGCCGGTAGTTATGTGCCTGGTTACGCATAATGCACTGCTCTAGTCAAACCTCAAACTTGCTCCTGAAAGTCAATCTTAATTACTATTGATCACTAATTACATTGTTCGTCCCATATTACTGGTAAGTTTTTAATAACCAGCAGGCTGAAAGTTGATGTGGATCGCCTCTAATGCAATGGGACAGCTCTCCCATAATTCAGTGCTCTTAGATTATGTGTCAGCTCTCTGCTAGTCTCCTGTAGGATGACAAGAGCTTTGGTCCAAGGAGCCCATCACAGAATCTGCTGAGCATATgatagagtaacagcgtgataGAAGGAATGAGGGATAGACGTAGAGGTCTTCCTGTATCCAGGCAGCTGTTGGCATGGagactataattgccactggaGTGGGTAAAAACTAATGCTGTACTCACATCACAATCtctctcacatgcacacacacactcacactttatTGTTTCCCCTATGtgtgaggagcagttaaccatagtcttccTAAAATAAACCAGAATTTTTAGCCTGTAAGTTACGACTTCAAGTCACAACTTAGTAGCATTCCAGGCAAAGTCATGACAAACCCTTCCAGCTACCAATAGCGGCTACctaatgttaatgttagctagcgCTAGTTGATACTAGCGATTTCTAGACGGTGACATGTGTtgggtttcatttaaaaaacataacctTAGTAGTACATAAtggtatgtgtattgttttgattacaatgtgcgGAACTACTTTATGTTGCCCACCGGCATCTGTACAGCATCAACAGGGGTTGCCATTTTTGTTTATGTGCGTGTGACGTCAAAAACTTTAACTGGGAGTACAACGATCTGGTTCGAGTTCACAGGTAGTAAGTTACGGGTTTGAATGTcgttccagggcactttcacAGGTATAATGTTGTAAAAACATGGGTTACGTGTTGCCAGGAACGCATCAttaaatgtcaacacaaagaaagcggaaggtgatagacatccggccgaaaatgagggacatccggcggaatttccggccacacctgaacaatcccaaaaatgaaatgtcatcAATATAGACTAGCTACAGATTGAGGGAAAGTAGCGTTTCCTGTGAAGTGAGAACTACGGCAgaatctgtttaaaaaataaccCTACATTGTTTGTAAGGAAATGTGATGTAtgcactttttaaataaatgctgtGCGGAAAACTGCACTTGAACACTAAGCAGAGTCATTTTCCCTCAGCACGGTGTCAAGACATAAAAATAAGAGCCCTAATGGAACAGAATGACTTTACAAATGCACAGGCACTTATAAGTTGTAAAAATAAGCTGTATGTCGCCTGTGTGAATGGCAGCGTTAATAGTTTGTTAAAGTCCATACTGTCGGAGGATTAAGTTGTAATTACCGTCTTGGGTAAGACCAGTTCAGATTGGTTAGACCTAACTGACCCCTATGTCACCGACTACATACTGTCCCTACAAGGTCAGTTTCTTACTTGTCATTTAAGTCAACAGCAAGAGATACCTACAGTAGGTATACACAACACCACAGTATATGGGATTGCACTCTTACTATTTTCAGCATGTCCAGAGCCACAAGTTAAATATTTAACTCCAAAGGACATTCCTCAAGAAAAATCCACTCATTTAATGTTTATAAAATGATATTACCTAAACCATGACTGCTGTGAGTACTTTCATTCTCAGCGGTGGGTTCGGCCGGCAACACTGTGACTTTGGTGCCGGTCTGCTTGATGAACTGCTGAAGGTTAACCTGCCTCAGCTCCTTGGTCAGCTGTTCCAGCTCGTGCTGCATGTCCTTCAGAGAAACAGCATGAGAAGAGTGATTCTTGAGGAAACATGAGAGAATTAACAACAGCTTGAAACAGACATCTACAGGTAGAGATTATATGAGCCTGTTCGAGCTCAGAACCAAACATGGATGCCCTGTgttgtgaaagctgtagtaacatacagttattagcacttctgtcttatttgtgtttCACTAAATTAGTCGTACACACAGTcttgtgtgcacacacaaaaacagtgtaaTCTGTTATCAGCTGGCATTGTTAACAacggctaacctggctagagccTACCCATCACTGAAAAATCTGACTGGTGAATGGAACGCATTTAACTCGGATGTGACGTCATTCACGGCTCTCAGGTAAATTGAACGCACTATAAGTTTTAGTATTTTGATGTCCAAGACACAAGCAATATTACTTTAAAATCTCCAAGTACTTTGTCACTTGTATTAGATTTTACCCAACTCTCTGTAGCCACAGAAGGcattatataaactttttttccccccataccCACATAGTTTTCCCCAAGACCTGTAAAAGACTTtgaagggtaaaaaaaacaagagttcCCATTTAAACTGGCAGGGTCACGGCATCATGTTGAGGGATGATTCACGTGCAAAGACGCTTAAATGCATTCTTACAGATAGGTGGTCTCCCTTACCACTTCATCACCCGGCAGCactatttggtttaaaaaataaaaaaaaagaagaaaaaagatatataaGTAATCAAATGCAGGCATATGTCTCACCTGCACTTTCTTGCTGTTTTGTCCGAGGGACCTGTCCACAGCTCTGCAGCTGCTCTCCAGCTGGACAGCCTGTCTCTCCTGGGCTTTCAGTTCTGCTTTGACTCTGAGCACCTGAGCCCGAACCTCGGCCTCACTGATCCATTGGGTCTCCTGCCGCTCCCTCTGCAGCCGCTCCTCTTCCAGGCCTGCCTCTACACTCTGATGGggcaaagaaagaaacagatatggaaaaagagggaaagcaCGTACTACAAACACTAGCACGGTAATTGATGAAGAACTATAATGAATATGAACCGACTACGGAattagctttttgtttttttcattcttatTATCTTTCCCCAAAAGTAAAGGATTTTTTATTCAATAACCCAAAAAAATCTCCCACACGTAGCACACCTGTACCATTGCCAGATTTTCTTCAATCTCCACTTCACAGCCCTGCAGGCGTCCTCTTAGCTCCTGCAGTCTTTCCTCCAgctgtctctcactctctagCTCAATCTGCAGCTCAGTGGCCCaaaactcctcctcctccatctccacgTCATTCTTTCTCAGATGCTTCTCCAGCCTCAGGATCTCTTCTATCAGCCCGCCTCCTCCACCTGGGTCCCCAATGCAACCTCCACCTCGGCCCCCTCGCCCTTCAGCCCAGGCCTGGAGCTCAGCCTCATATGCCTCCAGCTTTTTCTCCAGCACATTGAGAGTCTCTCTCTGTAAACTGACCAGTCTGACCAGATCTTCCATGCGACAGGCCCACAGGCCAGGCGATGCAGTACCGATGGCTGGCCCAGCATGGTGGTGATTCCCACCGTTTCCATGAAGGAGTCTTCGTTTAGCCTCGGCCTCGCCGATGCGCCCTCCGCCCAGTATCTCCCTAAGGCCCCTGGGTGCACCGGTGAACGTCAGAGATTTGCGACGTGGTTCACGGCGGCGGAGGGAGCGATCGTTGGGATGACGAAGCTTTGCAAGGGGAGGGAGGCTCTGCCGATGCAGCCCACGTTCAGGGCCCCTGAGAGGTGGTCCTTCTGAGGGGGGTCGTTCAGTCAGGGAGGGGCCTGTGCGATGCAGGATTAGCTGGACGTCACCCGCATACTGGCCCCAGGTGTTCAGAGAAGCCACAGGGCTCTCATGAGGGGCTAGGTGACGCTCAGTGTCCCGCCATTTCTCTACCAGAGTATACCTCCCAGTGCGACCTGtaaagaacacaacacaaaaaacacgaGCTGTAACAGATTCTTATCCTAGAAGGTGGTTATGCCAAAATGCaaggtttttaacttttatttacaGCTGCTTTTAGCAATTTGGACCATTAGAAAGTAGGGCTGAAACAATTCCTCGAGTAACTTGAATAATTTGATTACTAAAAATCCTCTACGCAAAATGATTTGCCCTCAAAGCTTCATTTAATTAATGTTACCAACGTTGTATTGCTGATGGTGTTCCTGCACAGAAGATTATTACTGTCGCACAGCGGGCTGACGCTGCTTGCAACCATGGACTGTTTAATAATGTACAGTCTATGCTTGCAACACATGCAATGAAGACTGATTACAAAATTAAGAAAGCACGTATGGGActaagagaagagacaggctggagaaaacaacagaaattgTCCAAAGTTTGGAATCAATTCAAAACGTAATTAATACGTCAATGCTTCAGCATCTCAACAGAAAACAGCCTAACTTAATCCTACATTCGTATGGACGATGAAACTACACCAAACAACTACCaaaatcaaagaaaagaaaacgtaGTGGTGACCGCAATTAGATTTAAAGAACTGACTTGTTGACTATCCCTTCGGAAAAACAGCTGATTGTTGGGCACCACTCGCTCTCACTCTTGCTCTCTTcacagagaaacagctgatcaatgATCTACTAGTATAAGTGTAACAGAGCTGTGTGacattttaatcaaatatttaaatgaaaataggtTGAGTATAACAAATGATAACAAACAATAACATATATGCCTATATACAGATCAGTCTCAGGTTGAAACTTGTAGTTCTAATAGTTAAGTTGTACaaattaaaaggtgctctaagtgatgtcacacgtgttttaggctataacatttgttgtcacatagaGCAAACATCTTCTCACTATGCGAGCtgcttgtccccagaacacactgtaaaaaaaacgcaatctctgtagacagcccacctgcaccacgaaacATACACAAGCAGTGttccagtgttccagccaataaccgacgaGAAGGATTTGGGGGGGTTAGTGAGTGGAAGcccagaagggagggggaggggacggaatgaggaggagggggggcaagctagtctcgttttgtttgaaaatgcgttgcttagagcacctttaaggttatttttatgtcactttaatgttttagtttaagattgttttctaaaaaaaacaatgtaatatggCACTTAAATGCATGTAATCTTTAGTTTTTTGAGAGATGATATTGTAAACAATGTAGGCAATAAAAAAGTTGCTTTTTCTGAAAATGTAACCAAACTATTGTATATTATTGCatatcaataaaacaaaaagtatttcTTAAACGATTAATCAATGGAATAATCGGTAGAATACTTGATTACTAAAATAATCGACATCTGCAGACCTACTAGAAAGTACACTAGTAAAAGATTCCAAAGCGAACTGAAACGCAGCCATGATATACTGTCATCCTAtctaacttttaaaataacatggtAGCAAACAACTGTCTTCTTACACATTTAACAGACGCAGAGCAACATTATCATCCTGTTGGATGTCATGTTTCTGGCCCCTCAAACAATTCAAACATTCAAATGTTTCTGTCTGAGTGTTGTTTCTGAAAATAGCAGTTTAAGGTGAGATGAGAGCCTTAAAAGGAGCAGGAGTAGTTGTGACATCCCACCCGTATCAAAGTCCCGACGGCTCGTTTAAAGGCACCGTTTCTGAATACTACTGCATTTCTTTGTGGACTGagcgttttgatactttcagagtatttatatagcacctcaacctgctttataattaaaaaaggacaagGGAATTTCACTtatacttatttattatttcaattaaACAGTAAATATGCAGGCTGGAAAACATCCGTAAATGAGGCTAAAAGCTGCATAGGGGTGCAGTGTTGGGTCTTTCTCAGTAGGTTTGGCACTACCAGCAACTCTTTCACATTATATTTGATTCAATGTTtataaaaaattgattttttttatgcagTAAAGAGGAAACCTAGACACAACACTTTTATGTATTGTGTAGACAGAAACACTTGTAGATGCTAAATAACTAAATCAATATCTGATCATTTCACAtggtgtaaatgtttttaatagaaaaaaaggcagaggAGGGGGATTAGACATGCTGCTTTCTCAGTTTGGCAGAAGACTGAAAGATGAGTCATACTTTCCCTCCTCCTACCACGCGCTTTGTGGGAAGTAATGTCTGATCAAGTACCCCCGTTCCTTGTGGAGCCATATGGAGAAGGGGGTAATTAGATTCAAGAAAGTACCAATAAAGCCTCCGACTATGATCCACTGTATCaatgtacaaatacaggtttacttcaaatgttaacaaaagGTAGTTTGGCATACTTAGATTAAAGTTGTTGGTTGAAGAATGCTGCTTAACAATACATTTGATGAAAAGTCTTCAACTGTTTTACTCTTTCATATTGCCAAAGTGTGAAGAAAACCTAATCAACAAACCACAAGTATACAATCCTTGTTTTGCTCCactatttcccaaaaataaatattgcTAAAGCTAGTGTAGCGACTTCAGGCTAACTCAAAGTCACGGAGAGGCTGAAGTCggggctagattttttttaatggcgaGCTAACAAAAAAAGCTTAAATCTAAAGAGTAGGTTTAGTGAATCTTGTTTAATGGAAAAAGGTAAACTGTACTAGCTCATAATCAAAATAATGACAGGTCAACGGAAACTAGCGGTCAACAAAGAAAATACAACGACCCATTCCCTCTCTCTAACACACCCGTGCAGGCGAACAGGAGCTTAAATAAACTATTGAGTGTCACCGCCCGTACCCTAGTGACGCAACTCTGTTTTTACCTCaggtgtgcttgtgtgtggttTCATAGTAGGACATTATCTACCTATGGCCTGTGCCAGCGCAATCACTACTTCTTGGCAGGTGGTTGCCTCAGTGACCCCACAGACGACCCTCTGGACTCCATCCACCCAGACCTTGAGCTCCATGTTGGGTCAGAAGTGATGGAGCCGGTTGGGGTGTGTTGGCCCCAGCATTATTGAACTCTGACACACTCTGGCTACGGCACTGGGGAGGAAACACAGGGGAAAACAGGAAGAAGTTAGTCAGGATGTGCTCAAGACCACGGTTAAAATGCTTAGTTGCCTTAAAGGATAACGTCTTAACAGACACATGCAAACAGTTACAACTGTGGTAATACCTTCAAACACAAGTAGTCAAAATATACAGCAAAAATATACAAGGTAGACTCAGGCTATTTTAACAGTAGCTTATGATCAAAGGGATAGTCAAGTTGAGAATGGACTCATACAGCCAGGCATCCCAGGACCAGCTGGCCATAATGCTGTTGTTTTGCTCTTCTCTATGAATAGGTGCATGCCTGTTGGGGGTGCAGGAAGAGTCTGCCAGCAGACATTCCCAAGCCCAGTTCCTGCTTTTGTATAAAGAATTACATCAGGAAGATTGACTCAgtgacacagagaagacaggAACAAGGAGTGAAACAGAGAAGGCATAAAAATGTTGTTAGAGCCAGATGAATCATAACACAGGGGAGTTTAGTAGGGTTTTGTTTGTGATGTCAGTTATTTTTACTGTTCTGTAACACATCTTACACCGTTATGTCCTTTTTCCCCTACTGAGTACTTTGAACAGTTAATATGGAGTATTCTATGTAAAGTGTTTTCAGTTGAGAGAAGCGctgttcttcttcttattattatgaCTGCTACTGACTAATTGTTGATGCATTTTAAAGATTGACAAAATCCGCTATCCCATTAAGATTTACAAAGCACAGATGTgtttaaaggggctgtacttaatattaaaaaaagaggtCTGGGATTTCCCCAACACGACTCTTACAGATTGTTACCCAACTTGTCAAATAACACTTTGCCGCCACCCTCCGGCCCATTACTCCACTAGATCTTTACAGAGCAAATAGTTGTTTCCTGCTATGTTAATGTTCTGAATATCAAGAGCAGTGCCTTTAATAACTACTGACATTACAGTGTATGAAAAGTCCATCTGTGGCGAGGGATCCTTCAAAAACGTTCTACCAAGGACGGTGTACGGTGAGAGAGAATGAATGGCATCTCCCCAGATCTGTATCACACTCAATGGATCTAACCTTCACTGCACCTACACTACTGAGTCAATAGGCCCTTTTGTTCGCCAACCCCCCACCAATTACACCTCCCCCAGCCCACATAGTCCCTATACACATTCACAAAGTCATCCACACCAGCCTGTCCTACACACCAACAACTGCTTTTCTAAATATGGCAAGGACATGAAAGTGCTGCAAGGTAACATTTGTAGACTTTAAGAGACAAAGCTGAAACTTATGATTAttttccttatgttttttttctggttgattgattatttactttataaaaaaggttaaaatacCCATCACAAgttcccaaagcccaaggtgacaccatcaaattgcttgttttgcctAACTAAGTCTAAAAACCAAAAGCGTGGAGCAGCAACTCCTTACATTTGAGAAAGTGAAAACAGCAAATGTTTGCCATTTTTGCTTGTTAAATG
This genomic stretch from Etheostoma spectabile isolate EspeVRDwgs_2016 chromosome 8, UIUC_Espe_1.0, whole genome shotgun sequence harbors:
- the rassf8a gene encoding ras association domain-containing protein 8 isoform X2 gives rise to the protein MELKVWVDGVQRVVCGVTEATTCQEVVIALAQAIGRTGRYTLVEKWRDTERHLAPHESPVASLNTWGQYAGDVQLILHRTGPSLTERPPSEGPPLRGPERGLHRQSLPPLAKLRHPNDRSLRRREPRRKSLTFTGAPRGLREILGGGRIGEAEAKRRLLHGNGGNHHHAGPAIGTASPGLWACRMEDLVRLVSLQRETLNVLEKKLEAYEAELQAWAEGRGGRGGGCIGDPGGGGGLIEEILRLEKHLRKNDVEMEEEEFWATELQIELESERQLEERLQELRGRLQGCEVEIEENLAMVQSVEAGLEEERLQRERQETQWISEAEVRAQVLRVKAELKAQERQAVQLESSCRAVDRSLGQNSKKVQDMQHELEQLTKELRQVNLQQFIKQTGTKVTVLPAEPTAENESTHSSHGLDLVPLSGSLKRPVSSHTMSSHLRVLHSPLTSGLNPEGIYV
- the rassf8a gene encoding ras association domain-containing protein 8 isoform X3, which produces MELKVWVDGVQRVVCGVTEATTCQEVVIALAQAIGRTGRYTLVEKWRDTERHLAPHESPVASLNTWGQYAGDVQLILHRTGPSLTERPPSEGPPLRGPERGLHRQSLPPLAKLRHPNDRSLRRREPRRKSLTFTGAPRGLREILGGGRIGEAEAKRRLLHGNGGNHHHAGPAIGTASPGLWACRMEDLVRLVSLQRETLNVLEKKLEAYEAELQAWAEGRGGRGGGCIGDPGGGGGLIEEILRLEKHLRKNDVEMEEEEFWATELQIELESERQLEERLQELRGRLQGCEVEIEENLAMSVEAGLEEERLQRERQETQWISEAEVRAQVLRVKAELKAQERQAVQLESSCRAVDRSLGQNSKKVQDMQHELEQLTKELRQVNLQQFIKQTGTKVTVLPAEPTAENESTHSSHGLVSDLVPLSGSLKRPVSSHTMSSHLRVLHSPLTSGLNPEGIYV
- the rassf8a gene encoding ras association domain-containing protein 8 isoform X1, with protein sequence MELKVWVDGVQRVVCGVTEATTCQEVVIALAQAIGRTGRYTLVEKWRDTERHLAPHESPVASLNTWGQYAGDVQLILHRTGPSLTERPPSEGPPLRGPERGLHRQSLPPLAKLRHPNDRSLRRREPRRKSLTFTGAPRGLREILGGGRIGEAEAKRRLLHGNGGNHHHAGPAIGTASPGLWACRMEDLVRLVSLQRETLNVLEKKLEAYEAELQAWAEGRGGRGGGCIGDPGGGGGLIEEILRLEKHLRKNDVEMEEEEFWATELQIELESERQLEERLQELRGRLQGCEVEIEENLAMVQSVEAGLEEERLQRERQETQWISEAEVRAQVLRVKAELKAQERQAVQLESSCRAVDRSLGQNSKKVQDMQHELEQLTKELRQVNLQQFIKQTGTKVTVLPAEPTAENESTHSSHGLVSDLVPLSGSLKRPVSSHTMSSHLRVLHSPLTSGLNPEGIYV